DNA from Clarias gariepinus isolate MV-2021 ecotype Netherlands chromosome 8, CGAR_prim_01v2, whole genome shotgun sequence:
TGATGCTTGTAAAGTTATTTTATACTTCCTGTATACAAAtgatacattatattttttgtgacAGTGAACAATGTGGCTCATGCCAGACGTGTGCATTGCAGATTCCACAGAGAAGTGTTTATTCTAAATACAGCGCTTACAAGCTATCTGTGTTAATCCTTTTAAACCCCTGTCTTAGACGAGAGCCTAAAAGTAGTCCATTATAAAAGCATCCTGTTAAGATATTCAGAGTATCGCCACATACACACATGGCTCGACATTCCTTATGATGATTATCACAAATTCTTCATTAGTCCAATGTATGTGTTACAGATGTTTATTTGCTCAGCTATCACAACCATTAATGTTGAAgactacagtactgtgcaaaggttgTAGACATACTTTACAAACATGCACAgtgttatacatgttttttattGACTTTATTATTAAGTGACACAAAACATTTCTTATTAAATGACTAAACTTTTACTAAACTGTTTTGCCCTACGACAGTTatttgcatgtgcaaatgtgtatATACCACAAACACAGCTCCAGTATTTACACTAGCTGGACCAATCACAGGCAAGATGATACTCGTCTGAGTTTGTTGatcttcattttctctctctcaaaaaataaaaaaattacatgaatgACAGCTCCTAAAGAGGATGGCTGAGCATGTGCTCCATTGCGGATTAATTAGACATCCATTACATGCAGTAGTAGAGTTCATAAGGTTTTTTTGTCTGAGTGATACTGACATATGAATGGTCCTGTAATGTGTCTAATGCCTGAGGCTAGTCTGCTGCTTCGGAGCGCTTGTCTGTCCACACATCATGAGCTGTGTGTGTATCACCTTTACAGACAGTGGTGCATGAAGTATACAAAActtgtgcttaaataaaagtagagacACCCTGTAGGTAAAATATTCCTCCAGTACTCCTAAAACTCCATTTAAATTTCCACTTGAGTAAAAAGtgcaaatttttataaatactcaagtgttaaaagtaaaattgttgtgtttttattgaaTTCGTGGAAACAGCAATCTCAGTTGAAGTTGAACACCACTCCAGATAAAATGGATTTTAATTATCCAAGACcattaatattttacagtaaaagaatgttgaaaaacatgttGAATGTTTACTATTTCATAATATGACAATATTCAGCTGTAAACCATcaagcactaaaaaaaaaaaaaacctgtattaAGAACTAAGTTGTGTTGAAATAAAGTTAGGACCTTCTTTGGCATTGGATGAGTTCCGCTTGGTGTTACATCTAAAAGGTGCAAACTAAACTTCAAAGCAAATTAGCCAAAATAAAGCATGTGCTTTATTCTGACTGTTTTGTTTAATGTGCTTTAATTTGGATAACCACTTTGTCCATCATTAGTAAAAGGGAATGATATGTTGGATAATGTAGTGGAGCAGAATGTGCTGTATtccattttactttaaaatgtagtgaagttaaaattaaacatcttaaataatggaaatgctttattaaattgtatacagtcatggccaaaattgTTGGTACCCCTGAAATCTTTCCATGAAATTACATATTTCTCACAGAAAAGTATTGCATTAACACATGTTTTGCTGTACACATGTTTATTCtctttgtgtgtattggaacaaagaaaaaaaagggaggaaaaaagcAAATTTGACATAATGTCATGCAAAACTCCAAAAATGGGCTGGACAAAATAATTGGCCCCCTTtcaaaattgtgaataaataagaTGGTTTCAAGCATGTGATGCTCCTTTAAACTCACCTGGGCAACAGATGTggccaaaataaaaatcacacctGAAAGCAGATAAAAAGGAGAGAAGTTCACTTAGTCTTTGcattgtgtgtctatgtgtgccACACTAAGCATAGACAACataaagaggaaaagagaacTGTGTGGAAAAATatccaaaatgtaaaaaattgtggaaaaatatcaactttatttattatactgaaATAAGGGACTTAAGTACGGTAACGGATTGCATTTACTTCATGACTGTCCGCCACTCTTTAAAGGGTTAAAACCACATCAGAGTCAAGGCTAAATCTTAAATACAAGTCCTAACTATATTTATGGAGAAAGATGCAGGTTCTGGAGTTTTTTAAAGGTCATACCACATCTGTGTTTGTTTTGAAAGGTATCTTTGGGCAGCATCTGGAGGACACAGTGCAGAATGAACGAAAGTTTGGGACCAGATTGGCACCCCTGCTAGTAGAGCAGTGTGTGGATTTCATACGAGAGCAAGGTCTAAAAGAGGAGGGCCTCTTCCGCATGCCAGGACAGGCAAACTTAGTCAAAGAGCTTCAGGATGCTTTTGACTGTGGTGACAAACCTCTGTTTGACAGGTAAGATAAGATCCTGTTGAagccttacattttaaatatatattcaggTTGGCCCGAAAGTCTGGGTTTCGAATCCATCTTGGGTCTGAAACAGAAATCAAattttatataagaaaaaaaaaatgccttaagGATCCGGACATTTGGCCAACCCTGtgtacaataaaaatgtaaatgatgaaaTTAATATTACTTTGTGTGCAGCATTTGAGGAAGCCAAGCTTCATGTGAGCAACAAAGACcggtttattaaaaacattccaCAAAATTGGTTTACATGTAGCAcaagaaaatgataaatgacCAGACTGCTCAAAAGCGCTTGAATATAAttatacagaattttaaaatagtCCGGTTGCTGTGGAGAGAATTAAAAATGgctaaaagaaaggaagaaactGCAACTAGATACAGATCTTACCTCATACCACGCATACCACTAATTTCCCCCTTTGAAATAACTTCTGCACACATAttcttttaaaaaggaaatCTGGAGGGATTTGCATTTAAGCCACACAGCTTGAGTCCTGATTTAAGAGTGCTTATATTATATCATAGAGAGAGGATCTGTGTCTGCTCAGTGTGGACTCCGTGGGGTGGAGCTACAGTATGTCTCCCTGTCAGACACTTGGGTAACTACAAGTTATAACCATAGACAGCTGCACATTATCCCCAAAGCTGATGTTGTCCAACACTGCAAACAATATGTTAGCATTTTTCTTTACCACATGATGCAAATCTTATCTATGTCATGCAGGTTACAGGATTtaactgattgttttttttttttaacaactgctcatgttttgtttggtttacTGCCACCTTGAGGTTTAAATATCGATCACCTACCAATAGTCAAAATCTGCAGCATAATCCAAACTCTTCTGGTCACAAGTACAGCCGAACCTTCTCCAGCTGATCTGTTAAACCCAGAATATTTTAGGCATTTTTGATTtgctgtatttttaataaacatatatagagcTCAATCGTGCCCTGCgagggattggcaccctgtccagggggtacactgccttgtgccctaagcatcctgggataggctccaggtccccgcgaccctgaatacaggataaagcggtatagaagatgagtgagtgagtgagggctCAATCGTAAATGTATGATGaactaaattagatttttaaccaagtacacaaacataaaaaaacctgTATCACATAGGCAAAAAAATAACAGCTACACATGGTTACATATTTAATGGTTActtttggttgtttctatgaccaaataataataataataataataataataataataataataataatatgtttattttgagagttctacatttttgcaagTAATAATATCTTTTCTATTCGACATATCCGACAAcgcaaatgcacagtttgatgtctgaagcctccaccttaacacacaccagcaaagCTTTCATATAAATcactcttttttattatttaacaaataatatttattacatatttaattatttaatattatttttaataattgtcatggacctatatttattattattattattattacttaattattataataataatattaaatgttttattgtcattgacctatgctgtgttaCTAGCACAGATCTGTGCCGCTTGGATTTTAAAGGCTAAATAAGAAATCACAAAACTGAGAagcattttttaacagaatACTATTCACTCTAGAAATGTTCAAATCATGACAATGGCACAGACCCTTTCAGGTCTGAAGCCCTAGAGAGACCTGGTCAAGAAGGATGGCATTACATTACTCCTTTTTCTGTGAGCTGTTCCCTCTGTCAATGCTATGAGCTCATGTATGGGGTAAAGGGCAGTTAACTGCTTTTCTTTCCTAAAGTGTGTTACACTGGCCtgtgatgtactgtagcatGTGCGAGAGATGGGTTTCTTCACTCAGTTTTCACTCCACACTACTGTACGTCTGTGACTGCCAGTCATGTCTACAAAGTTTACAAAGTTtctctgtattattttttacatcaagATGAGTTTCTGTTGATCAATGTTATTGCACTGGTGTCCAAATGACTAATTAACACATTAATCACAAGTGCATTATAAGCAGATTTTATAGAGGCAGGTATTGACTAGTATCAGTACTAGACGCCTAACAGCTGTATATCAGTTGAAGCATTTGCTATGTATTTCCAGTAATACTGATGTACACACGGTGGCCTCTCTGCTGAAGCTGTACCTCAGGGAGCTGCCTGAACCCGTCATCCCCTTCAACAAATATGAGGACTTCCTCACCTGTGCCCAGCTACTGCTCAAAGATGAGGAAGTGGTGAGACATGATCATTAATGGTAACAGATTTCTTTTGTTGGTCTTACACTGCCATTTATTTCACTTATGTTATGCACAGTGTGAGAAGTGAGGAGTTTACAGAGagcattatttttcaatcacGAGTATAACTTTAACCTTAATgtgcttttactgtatgttcctGTTAAAGGGCCTCGGTGAGCTGGCAAAGCAGGTGAACACCCTTCCTCAAGCTAATTACAACCTGTTGAAGTACATTTGCAAGTAAGTCAACTACTGTAATTTAGACTAATAACTCCAGTATGAATAGGATATATTTAACACGGTATCAAAATGTTGACTTTTTAAAGCACGCAGTATGTTCatgatatattttagattcttgGATGAAGTCCAGTCTCATgcgaatgaaaataaaatgagtgCACAGAACCTCGCGACAGTATTTGGACCAAATATCCTCAGAGCGAAGATGGAGGATCCGGTTTCAATGATGGAGGGTGAGGCAAACCATGACCCTTTATTAGATGTGGAGTTTACTGTAGTTATATATTTTGGGGGTTAATTGATGATGAATGTTATAGGACATTATAGGGTGTgctgttttaggaaaataatcagctttaGTATGGTGTGATGTGGCACAGCTCGAGATggtttattttcctcttatACCAGTTTGGCAGAAATTTGCCGATGCTAACAATGTAATACTTGgtaaacatctgtaaaaatgtttctgCTTCTGTCAGTCTGCATCAGTAGTCATGTGTACTCAAGACAGGAAAACATTGTCATTAGAAAGCTTCCAGGAATGTTAAAAAGgactttttaaagaaagcttCACTCTAGTAACCATTACTCATTTTGTTATTCTGTTAATGTGGAATGTCAAGCCTGAAGATCTCTGTTCTACTTGTTTCTATGGAAATATTATAATTGCCTGACCTCAGTAAGATAGAAGACACTACAGTACTTCTAAGGTTTCGGAATCTGaatcaaataatgaaataataaaatgctaATGATTTAAGTATGTTTCAGGAACTTCTCAGGTGCAGCACCTTATGACGGTGCTGATCAGTGAGTATGAGAGATTGTATGAAGGCACGGAGGTTCACACATCCTCACAGCAGAGTGAGATATCTGCTCAGGGCCAGCGCTGCATGGCAGCTTGGGTTTCACAGGAGGAGATACAGCATTGTCCCACTTCTAGCCAGACCTCTTGCCTTCCTGACCACATGTGTGGCAGTGCCACATCGCTGGATATAAACATGGGCATACCCAACAATGCCAAGCAGACACCTCAGGGAAAAGCAGTCAGCCCAAGCAAACAGGCCAAATCTCTGCCCTCATGGAAATACTCTTTCAAAAGCAGCAGCACACGGGCTCAGCTGCCTAAGATCGGAGGCTCATCTGTGGATGTATCAAACAGCGGCAACTGGCTGATGAATGGCCTGTCATCTTTGAGAAGCCATCGGCGCACATCTTCAGGAGAGCGTGTGGGCAAGGACTCGGCATTATCCCATCGCCTTTCTACTTATGACAACGTGACTGCCTCCAGCGTGAGCGTACCCAGTGTGACCAGTTCGCCCTGGTCCACCTCCTCCTGTGAGATATCAGTAGTGAATTCAGTGAGCAGTGAGCCTTCTGTGCTAAGCTCGGACAAGTGGGTCGGGACCAGGGTGGAAGAGAAAGACATCACGGAAAATAATGAAGAACTGGACTTGTGTGTGAGCAGTGCAGGATGCAGTGAGTATGGGAATGTGGATGATAACACGGATGAATCAGCAGACCCTGATGACCACTCACAAGCTCTTAATAGCCTTATAACTGAACTGAAGAATGAGCTGAAGAAACAGACGTTTAATTATGAAGCCCGAATAAGCAGGTAAATAGGAGTCATATGTGGTTGCTGTctgtgttattgtttttagaACAATATGTATGATTTAATGTAGTCGTAGATGCTTCTCCCAACCCAAAGAGCTGGGAGAGAGAATCAAATGATAACACTCAAATGTTATCAAATGAAGATCAAGTCACTCTCCATGAATATTCTTCAACTATTCACTCGTAGTGTTCGTACTGTTGTGAAACCTTTATGTACCTTAGTTCTGGTTCAACCAGTAGCTATCAGATATCACATAATTAGTTCCTAAAATTCCCGGTAGGCCCCAGAAAACATACCTAAACAAATAGCATTGTAAAAAGCAATGAGCTATGAAATCAAGTCTGGGTTGACAAAGCTAAGTTTCACAATATATGGCAAAATCATTAAATGCAGATGTGGCTCTACTCCAACCTTTTTGCCACAAAGAGTAGGAAGCACATACAGTGGATATAGTAAAGAATCACCCAGCCCCTGCTGCAGAGAAACACCCCATAACAGGATATACTGTTAACCATAACCATACTTTACTGTAGGAATGGTGTAATTTGGATGGTGATGTGTATTTGTTTTCCACCAGACATATCGTTTGGTGTTGTGGCCAATTCAATTTAAGTTTCATCTAACCATTTGAGTTTAGTGATGACGGCATGTGGCCTTTTTTGAGAAGTGGCTTTTTTTCTTGCAACCATTCAATACAAGGCACATCTGTAGAGAATTTGTAATATTGctgtcacatacacacatagacCACTCTTTTTCATAAATTCCTGCAACTGCTTCACAGTTGCTGTAGGCCTCTTGGTAGCGCTTTCTGACCAGAAAGGCTATTTCATCCAGCTTGGAGCGACATCCTAATCTTTTTTGACAGTGCCACCCATAGTTGATTGTTTGCTTCAGTTGCGCTACCACTAGCTTTTCTTGCTGAGTTCATCAAAATGACCACAGCTGATCATAGTTGATGCCGTAGCCTTTTGCATCAATCAttgctctacagccaatcatgggtgtctgtgagctcacgcgaGTGGAAGGATTGGACagtgctgtcctccgagtgtgttacacccctcccaacagtgcgtgagtgagcagttcaAATGCAGTTGGCTGGCATCacatggttcagaggaaacacctGACTGGTAGAATTTGTCTTAATGTGGGCGTGCCCGAATAACAGGTGGGAATTGGGTACAACTAAAAAATCCTAAGAACTGTCTTGAGACACATGAGAAACATAGTAATTGTCaaagtctggaaagggttacaaagccatttctaagcctTTGAGACTCCAGAAAAACACAGTGAGATCCATCAAAAACTCGGAACAGTAGTGAAAGCACAACGACTTATCTAGGAGCTCATATGAAACCCAGAATGACATCCAAAGAATTGCAGGCCTTACTTGCCTTAGTTAAGGTCaatgttcatgattcaacaataaaaaagcaaaaaaaacacaacggCTTGTCTTACATTTGCCAAATACTGCAAGTACAGTAACAAAATAATGTAGGAGAAAAAGCCTTTGTATGAACaaggagtaaaaaaataaataaaaatgtttccaCAATGTGATGCGTGGCTAAACATCCTAAAGAACATGATAACTATTATCACCGCACAGTGACACAAATCTGTCATGAAAATCCATGTCTTCCAGCAAgatcagttttattattattattattattaaatatgttttttctcagtttattatcttggacatattatCTATGTGCATGCTGCCCTGGCTGTAAAGTATAATTAAGGAACACATGCTTGTAAAAtgtaatgactttttttttttatcaggttgGAAGAGAACAGCTCACTGCTGACTCAGCAGGTTGACAGGTTAGGGGAAGAATTAGACCAAGAGAGGAAGAAATACAGAATGTTGGAAATTAAACTGCGGAACTCGGAGCGAGCCCGCGAGGATGCGGAGAACCGGAACCGGCTACTGCAGAGTGAGATGGAGGAGTTCTTCTCCACTTTAGGAGATCTTACAATGGGGACAAGGACAAACAAACGGTGACACTTCACAATAGATGcaattttaaaacctttactCATGTATCATGGGTATTTTGAGGCGATTTCAAGCTGCTTCAATGCAGAAACTTAATCAACTCTTATCTGTTGGTAGAAAATCTTTTTCCCCTGTAACTTCAGCCTGAAGTTGTATAACATGTTTAACTTATTATTTCTATCACTGGCATCAATCACTTCACTTCTAATATGCACAGATGATACCAAAGCATGATATTCAATATTGTTTGCAGTTGATATCATTATTAATGCCTATTCTTATTGCTTTTCAGAAGACAAATTATTTCCATGATagtgccttttttcttttttgatgcaTGGCATTAAGAAAATGCAGCTTAACCACAGACAAGGCATTACATCTCATAGCTCCAcatttttcaaattattttgtaaaagatTGTTATTTAAAGTATGTGACCAAAATGTACCTACAGTATGGTGTCCAGTCTTAAAGAAATACCATATATGTTGGCAAATGGTTACTGGTTTAGTCAATGACTGTTACACTCCCCACCTCATTTAGCAAATCCCTTTATCTTAAAGTGAAATGCAGTTTGCGTAAATGGCaacggcatttttttttttttttgcaaatactgATAGCAGTCTTTACCtaatagtttatatatttattcttttttttttaaaaaacaaacaatttaacATAAATGAGGTTGTCATGGTTAAAAGGTTTATTGCTGTATAATTTATTTCTCAGGTATTCCTGAAAAAACCCACACTGaataaacatacttttttttggtaaatggcAAAAATGAATGTGAATGACTTGTatacttaaaaaatgttattgtgCTTTTCCTTAAAGAATGTGCCAAAAGTGTGGTTGTTCTGCTTTCGTAATGTTGGTTATTTGACATTAAGTATGACTGAAAGCAAAAGAAACATAATAAAGATGTCATCCCAGGCTACAATGTCACAGACATTACCAAAGAATTTCACGTTGATTAGGTTAGGAATGTCACCTTGAAAGTAACCGTGCAATATACGATAGACGTTTAAGTGAAACCTGGACTTGGTGGTGAAATTTCTTGTATATGAAAGCATAAAACTGAATGACATTAACAGAAGATTTAAAGACACTTCAGACACAGCTTTTAGTTGCAGTAAAtaagatgcatctgtctgtggtaaatttacagtatacacaatcattcaccaacaccacttgcacattatggGAACCAGGAGTTGTTGCCACCTCACTGTCAAAAAGAGTTTTTCACGTTTGGGCCATTACAGGAGTTCCTAGGATACTGGCATTTCAGCCATGAAGCATGCAGTCTAATCCAATCTCCAGCATACTAAAAACCTTTATACCTTATTGATATCCAGTcatgtagtgaaatgctgaaATGAGTGCATTAGTTTAGCAGGGatttatatagagacataaaactagtttttactctcacaaCTGTGTTGTGTCAAAAGTCCAACAAAAAGTTATGTAcgttttccttttaaatttcatatCATAATAAATTTACAAATTATAATGGTACATTACAGCAAATACTTAATGCAGGATATCCTACTGTATCATGCACTTGTCTACCAAATCTCTAAAACATAACAACagtgaaataattacaaacaaGCATTAGTTTTGAATTGTGTTTATTTGCAGTGGTTACAACACTGTTGAATGCCAGTGCACTCGAATGGTGTAGTACACACACTGATGACCTTTACATATAACTGTGGGTGTGGGGCATTCTACAACCATCATTATCGACACATGATCATACTTTTTATGTCTTTCTGAATATGGGTATTTCACATTCTCAACTCAGCTCCATTAGCAATCCATGTACTTGGAGAAATGTCCAAGctgggttttattatttttattatatttagtggCTAGTGTAAGATGTCCATAAATGCTGCAAGCGTCGAGATCTAATAGGAAAATGTAATGAAGTGAGCTCATGTATAAGGTTAAAACTGGATTATCAGTAAAAAGAACCACATGGCCTACAAAATACAATATGTTTAATCACACACAAACCTCAGAAAAAAAGGGCGAAATGGCAGGATTCTCATTACCTATAGGGAAGGATTTTGAATACTGTTCTACATGAACTAACAAAACTAGAGAGAGCAAATCATATTTATATTCAACTTTATCTTAATGAGGGTTGCAGCAGCAAATCATTCGTCCATTTAAAACTAAATGGTGTACATACTACATATAGATAACATTCACACAACTCCATACTCACAGCTATCACtgaaacagttttaaaataaacaaacaaatgatcaAATTCACATTGAGAAACTAAAATGTGAACTAACTGTTAAGAATGAGGTAGTTCAAATTTTACTGAAGCTGATCCTGCTCTGTCTTCTGTTAAAGTCACACATGGTAACAGCTTTTGTGCAAATTCCAATTTATTTCAGGGTTTAACTATAGCAGTTAAATATTTCCAGTGGGTCATTGAAATTATTATCACAGTCATAAGAGCACTTAAAATTAGACATGGTGTAAACCCAAAACCTGTTTCAAGGATTTTCTAACTAACAAAAGTTATGTTCTCACTAACATTCATAACAATTCATTCCTATTTAACTACTTTTTCAAAGTTAAacattaagaaagaaaaacatttttaaaaatctttgtgaaagaagaaaaaagtccCACAACACgcatgtgtgcacacacacacacacacacccccctcaTATGTTCAGCATTTCTAAAACACTTCTGTAATACAGTACAGCAGCTAACGCAaactgacatactgtacttaaCACACTACACATTTATTTCTACAGCACCGGTCATTACAAAcctttctgtctttttaaaaatatataaattaaaatacctTTAAAGAAgattgaaatatttttgttaCATCTTACCAAAATAATCAGTTGACATCATGATATAAATAGAttttgcatacaaaaaaaatgaaaatacttTCATTTGCCTTGCAATAACCTTCTCCACATTCTATTGCAGGACAGCATTTCAAGTATAAAAGAACTACCTTTAATACGGATTTAACTGGATTGCATATCCAGTACATGTAACATGagaattaaaagtttaaatccGGTTGTAGCAAAACTGGGAATAATGATTCTCAAAGCCTATATTATGATTGAAATACAATTACCTTAGAGTATTTtgacacaattaaaaaataaataattaaataataatttatgcacTGCAAAAGCCAAGCAAAGGATCCATGCAGGCTCATTAAATAactgttatactgtatttatgaagTTGTTTGGATGCTCAAAAAACAATTCCTTGCTTTaacaaaaatgtgcaaataaaataaacaaatactggGGCACAGCTTTAAAAACCACCAAGTAGATGAAACTatctcagaaaaaaagaaaataaatagctGTACAACATTGCTAACAATTTATGCACTATTCAATATTTTACATCTACTATCTAAATGGTCGAAAGTAAGTTTGTGACCCCAGACATATCCACTCAAACATAAACCCGCAcacatataaagaaaaaatggaaaaaataaaaatatatatttacaatttaGTCTTTACATTCTACACTGACATGTTCATTTAAGGGAAGAATTATGTGAGCGTGTGAAACGTACATGCATTCCAGAGTTAGGGTCTGCTTAAacttctttaaagaaaaaaatgatagaATATTGCAGTAGTTACTGTAGGATGCAAATAATGCCAACTTACACACTCGTAACTCATGTATTTACATTGCCTCTGCATTGCAAATCTTCTTTACtcaataaaaatatagattaaataaaaagactttTAAGGGATGAGCGTTAGGAAAAGCAAGACTGACTGGCCTAAATCTGATACCATGCCACACACTGCGATGCTCCAGGGGAGGGTGATAGTCATCTGCAGCAGCTCAGTGCTCCGGCTGTGGCCTCCAGACTACTGTCTGTGTCTGACGTCATGGTGGGTTCTGTAGACATGGAGGACACATCGTTgatggaggaagaggaggaagccTGAGGCGAGCCATTGACTACTGCTCCACCTGTGCtatgagaaacacacacatcagttgGATATCATTACAAACAGCCTCTGCTTAATACTGAAATATCCTATGgatactacagtatatcattaAGTTTAATGCAGggcatattatatttataaatagggGATGCATAAACACTGTTATTTTTTAGAATAGCATGTGACTGTTTCTCAGCGATA
Protein-coding regions in this window:
- the arhgap22 gene encoding rho GTPase-activating protein 22 isoform X2 — encoded protein: MMNGTKNRQLERKLKRLARSKSMVMGELTRASSRPSSPSLQEKAVKAGWLKKQRSIMKNWQLRWFVLRADQLYFYKDEEETKPQGCIPLHGCQVNELSANPDEPGRHLFEIVPGGAGEKDRSAPSHDAFLLMANSQNDMEDWVKAIRRVIWAPFGGGIFGQHLEDTVQNERKFGTRLAPLLVEQCVDFIREQGLKEEGLFRMPGQANLVKELQDAFDCGDKPLFDSNTDVHTVASLLKLYLRELPEPVIPFNKYEDFLTCAQLLLKDEEVGLGELAKQVNTLPQANYNLLKYICKFLDEVQSHANENKMSAQNLATVFGPNILRAKMEDPVSMMEGTSQVQHLMTVLISEYERLYEGTEVHTSSQQSEISAQGQRCMAAWVSQEEIQHCPTSSQTSCLPDHMCGSATSLDINMGIPNNAKQTPQGKAVSPSKQAKSLPSWKYSFKSSSTRAQLPKIGGSSVDVSNSGNWLMNGLSSLRSHRRTSSGERVGKDSALSHRLSTYDNVTASSVSVPSVTSSPWSTSSCEISVVNSVSSEPSVLSSDKWVGTRVEEKDITENNEELDLCVSSAGCSEYGNVDDNTDESADPDDHSQALNSLITELKNELKKQTFNYEARISRLEENSSLLTQQVDRLGEELDQERKKYRMLEIKLRNSERAREDAENRNRLLQSEMEEFFSTLGDLTMGTRTNKR
- the arhgap22 gene encoding rho GTPase-activating protein 22 isoform X1, with the protein product MTYGPGSMMNGTKNRQLERKLKRLARSKSMVMGELTRASSRPSSPSLQEKAVKAGWLKKQRSIMKNWQLRWFVLRADQLYFYKDEEETKPQGCIPLHGCQVNELSANPDEPGRHLFEIVPGGAGEKDRSAPSHDAFLLMANSQNDMEDWVKAIRRVIWAPFGGGIFGQHLEDTVQNERKFGTRLAPLLVEQCVDFIREQGLKEEGLFRMPGQANLVKELQDAFDCGDKPLFDSNTDVHTVASLLKLYLRELPEPVIPFNKYEDFLTCAQLLLKDEEVGLGELAKQVNTLPQANYNLLKYICKFLDEVQSHANENKMSAQNLATVFGPNILRAKMEDPVSMMEGTSQVQHLMTVLISEYERLYEGTEVHTSSQQSEISAQGQRCMAAWVSQEEIQHCPTSSQTSCLPDHMCGSATSLDINMGIPNNAKQTPQGKAVSPSKQAKSLPSWKYSFKSSSTRAQLPKIGGSSVDVSNSGNWLMNGLSSLRSHRRTSSGERVGKDSALSHRLSTYDNVTASSVSVPSVTSSPWSTSSCEISVVNSVSSEPSVLSSDKWVGTRVEEKDITENNEELDLCVSSAGCSEYGNVDDNTDESADPDDHSQALNSLITELKNELKKQTFNYEARISRLEENSSLLTQQVDRLGEELDQERKKYRMLEIKLRNSERAREDAENRNRLLQSEMEEFFSTLGDLTMGTRTNKR
- the arhgap22 gene encoding rho GTPase-activating protein 22 isoform X3, with product MSTMLSPKIRQTRRARSKSMVMGELTRASSRPSSPSLQEKAVKAGWLKKQRSIMKNWQLRWFVLRADQLYFYKDEEETKPQGCIPLHGCQVNELSANPDEPGRHLFEIVPGGAGEKDRSAPSHDAFLLMANSQNDMEDWVKAIRRVIWAPFGGGIFGQHLEDTVQNERKFGTRLAPLLVEQCVDFIREQGLKEEGLFRMPGQANLVKELQDAFDCGDKPLFDSNTDVHTVASLLKLYLRELPEPVIPFNKYEDFLTCAQLLLKDEEVGLGELAKQVNTLPQANYNLLKYICKFLDEVQSHANENKMSAQNLATVFGPNILRAKMEDPVSMMEGTSQVQHLMTVLISEYERLYEGTEVHTSSQQSEISAQGQRCMAAWVSQEEIQHCPTSSQTSCLPDHMCGSATSLDINMGIPNNAKQTPQGKAVSPSKQAKSLPSWKYSFKSSSTRAQLPKIGGSSVDVSNSGNWLMNGLSSLRSHRRTSSGERVGKDSALSHRLSTYDNVTASSVSVPSVTSSPWSTSSCEISVVNSVSSEPSVLSSDKWVGTRVEEKDITENNEELDLCVSSAGCSEYGNVDDNTDESADPDDHSQALNSLITELKNELKKQTFNYEARISRLEENSSLLTQQVDRLGEELDQERKKYRMLEIKLRNSERAREDAENRNRLLQSEMEEFFSTLGDLTMGTRTNKR